TCCTTGCGCACGTAGGCCACGGCCATATTCGGCGCGAGCTCGTTATGACGCGCGACGGTACTGCGATCTCGCCACCGATGATTTTCTGGAAAATTGAAGTTCAGGGGATAACTGAGGTCCACGAACCCGCCGTAATGCCAGTCGATCGCTGCAGGAGGAGCCACCGGTAGAGGCGTAACAGTCTCGGCATGGACCGGCCAGGCGCTGCTGCTTACGGCCAGCCACACCAACACCTTGATGGCCCGGTTTGCCCTGCAAAACAACCCGCACCTCCGGATCACAGGACGCACAGGCGGTATACGTGCCGCTTCTGGATAATGTCAAGACAGCAGGCCCGGCACAAAGCTTGACACAGGCCGGGACCCACCGCTATTGTCGCCCGGTTGGTCCAGGCGGAGAAGCTCCGCTGCCGTGGGGACCGCGCGTAGAAAGGAGATTCCTTCAATGATGTTGCAACGTTTGCGTCTGACAACGCTAGCCCTAGCCGTGCTGGGCTTCGGGGGCCTGCTGGCGGGACTCGCCGAACTCGGGTGGGCGGCCGACCCCTTCAAAATGGGCGTGGTGGATCCGCAGGCCGTTCTGGAAAAATCCAAGGCTGGCCGCGCGGCATTGGACAAGCTGAAGGACTATGCCACAAGCCGCCAGAAACTATTGACGAAGGACGAAGATGACCTCAAGGGTCTGGAAAAGCAGCTCAAGGAACAGGAAAGCGGCCTCGCGGAAGCCAAGAAGCGCGAACTGCAGGGCACCTTCCGCACCAAGGTTCAGGATTACCAAAAGAAGGTCCAGGACTTTAACCAGGAACTGGGCGTCAAGCAGAAAGAGCTCGTTGACGACTATATGAAGCGCATCCAGACTGCCACGAAGTCTGTCGCAGAGAAAAGTGGCATCTCGCTTGTTGTGGACAAGGGCAGCGACCAGACAATCAAAATCGTCATCTACAACAAGGAGACGATCGAACTGACAGAGCAGGTCATCAAGGAATTCGATCGACTCAACAAGTAGCGCTCGACCCCGACGCAATCACGTTTGGATGTCTCCGCCCCTTACAGCCACCGAGCGGGCAGCGACGTCGCGGCGGCGGTGTTCGAGAACACCAGCACGAAGGAACGCTCCCGGCCGCGTTCACTTCGCTACAGCGTTACCGAACGGCCGGCTCAGCAAGCTCGGCGAGGAGGCCGCATGCGATTCACAGTGATTCCGTCCCTGCTTTCAACGCTTTCGGTGTTGACGTGCGTCACGGCGCTCAGCAGCACGCCCGTCCACGCACAAGAGTACAAGCCCCTCCCCGGGTTGTCGGCCAAGGACCGCGCTGTGCTGGCCGCCAACATGGCAAACCAGGGGCAGTGCAAGAATGCCATGGTCGAAGTGGCGATGGCCTTGAAGGACATGCCAGACGACGAGATGCTGATCCGCGTCAAGGGCATCTGTGAAATGGAGACGGGACGCCCGGAGGGTCAAGAGACCATCATGAAGTGGCTGAAGCTTGCGCCTCAATCGCACCCCGAGCGCGGCAAGATGCTCGCGATGCTAGCAAAAGGTCAGGCCTCCAAGGAAATTGCGCTTGCCTGGGTCTCGGTGCCTGCAGGTGAATTCGAGATGGGCACAGACGGCGACAAGGCCGAGGCCGACGAGAGACCGAAGCACAAGGTCGCGCTGGATGCGTTCATGATCGGCAAGTACGAAGTGACAAATGCACAGTACCAGGCCTTCGTCAAGGCAACAGGACACCGCCGGCCGGAAAATTGCTGTGACCCCAAATTTAACGTCTGGAAAGGCAGCGAACTGATCGAAGGCGCGGAGGAACTCCCCGCCATCAACGTGAGCTGGGACGATGCCGTCGCCTTCTGCAAGTGGGCCGACGCACGCCTCCCCACGGAAGCCGAGTGGGAAAAAGCCGCGCGCGGCACCGACGGCCGCCTGTATCCGTGGGGCAATGAACCGCCGTCTGGCAACCGGGCCAATTACAGCTTTGATCCAGTCTCCATGTGGGATGGGCTGGCGTCGTTCGCCAAAAAAGACCAGTACGAGAACGGCCGCAGCCCCTACGGCGCCTATGAGATGGCGGGCAACGTGTGGGAGTGGACCCAAGACTGGTACGATGAGAACTATTACAAAAACAGCCCGGCCAAGAATCCCAAGGGGCCCGACAAGGCCGACGCGCGCGTGATTCGTGGCGCCTCCTGGCGCAACACCGCCGAGATGCTGCGCGCGGCCAATCGGAATAAACACAAACCGGACGAGCGGCGTGTCTATATCGGCTTCCGCTGCGCCAAGGACTCGCAGTAGCCGACGATTGACTGTCCCTGCGACGGGCGGGAGTGCTCAGCCTCCTGCCCGCGCGGTGCTGGTTGCCTGACTGTCCGACTCGATCGCATAGCCCGCTGTTCGCCACGCACGGATGCCGCCCTCCATCGACGTCACATTGGTGTAGCCCATCTGGCCCAGACTGTCAGCTGCCAACGCTGACCGAAATCCTCCGCCGCAATAGAGAATGATCTCGGCCTGCTTATTTGGAATGAGGCCTTCGATATCCCGCTCCAGCACGCCGCGGCCGATATGTCGAGCGCCCTTGGCCCGGTCCGCTGCAAACTCTGACTCCTCCCGCACATCAACGAAGTGAAACTGTTCGCCACGATCACATTTCGCCTTGACGTCTGCGACCGTACATTCGCGAATCGTATGCTTGACCCGCTCCACCAGCTTGAGAAACCCTGGGTTGTGCGTCATGCCGCCTCCTGCAAGAATTCGCCAGGACCACATGTTTTCCGGTTCACCGCGGGCATGTCAAGAGTCCCAAATGCAAATTGACTCCCCTGAGTACCGATGCTAGAGTTCGCCACCGTTAAACACCCATGCCCGATCTGCGTACGCTTCGCGACAACCTCGACACGATCAAAAGCCAGCTCGGCTTACGCGGGGCTGATATCCCCTGGGATCTCGTGCGTGCCCTGCTCGATCAACGCCGCACTCTGACCACGAGCGGGGACCAGCTTCGACACGACCTCAAAAAAGGCTCCGACGCCGTCGCCCGGCTCAAACGGGAGAAACAGCCGGCCGATGAGGCCATGACCGCCATGAAGCAACTTGGCGAGCGGATTACGCAGACTGAGGAGGCATTGCGCGACGTCGAGGCACGGTTAACTGATGTGGCGCTGCGCATTCCCAATCGCCCCCATGCCTCCGTGCCAGCCGGCCAAAGCCCAGCCGACAATCAAACACTGCGGAGCAGTGGGAGCATCCCACAGTTGTCGTTTCCCGCAAAACCCCATTGGGAAATTGGAGAGGCCCTCGGCATTCTCGATTTCGAGCGGGCCGCGAAAATTGCGGGGGCTCGGTTCGCCGTACTCACCGGCGCGGGCGCTCGTCTTGAACGGGCCCTGATCAACTTCATGCTCGATCTGCACACGGAACACCACGGCTACCGTGAGGTCCTGCCACCCTTCTTGGTCAATCGCGCGGCTATGACTGGCACCGGGCAGTTGCCAAAATTTGAGGAGGATTTGTTCAGACTACGAGATGACGATTATTTTCTCATTCCCACAGCGGAAGTCCCCGTGACCAATCTGTTGCGGGAGGACATCACATCCGATGAGCTCCTGCCGATTCGCTACACCGCCTACACGCCCTGCTTTCGGCGCGAGGCCGGCTCCTATGGTAAAGACACGCGTGGACTGATCCGCCAGCATCAGTTCAACAAAGTTGAACTCGTGGCGTTTACTAGGCCGGAAGAGTCTTACGCAGAATTAGAACGGCTCACCGGCAATGCTGAGGCCGTACTGCAGGCGCTCGGACTGCCCTATCGTGTGATCGTCCTCTGCACGGGGGACTTGGGATTTTCTGCCGCCAAGACCTACGATCTGGAAGTCTGGATGCCCTCACAACAGACTTACCGGGAAATTTCCTCCTGCAGCAATTTTGAAGCGTTTCAGGCACAGCGGGCCGGCATTCGCTATCGGAACAAAGAGGGCAAGACAGACTTCCTGCACACCTTGAACGGCTCGGGCCTTGCCGTGGGGCGCACCCTTGTTGCCATTCTTGAACACTATCAGCAGGCTGACGGATCCGTCCTGATTCCGCCTGCCTTACGTTCCTACATGGGTGGCATGGAACGAATCGACCGGGGCTGACATCCCGACACCCCCGATGGGCAACCGCACGCCGACGACATCCTGAACGCGGCCGTGGGTTCCCCGCTCAGTTTTTAGACGTGATGGTTACCGGGCGGGTTAGCGGCAGGCCGCCTTCCAAACCGTCTCACTGACACTGTGGGGGAGAATTGGCTGCCACTGTGCAGCCCGCGATTCGGTCGCGACGATTGCTCCCGTGGCCATGGGAGCGTCAAAAAACGTGGTGCTATGAATTCGTTCCTTGACCAGGTGACAATCATAGTCGGCCTGGATCGTCATCGACCGCACCGGATGGCCCGTCGGCGTATGCACTTGCGCCGCCTTATAATCCCGAAGATGCAGGACCGTGACGACGACCACATGCTCCGTGGGTAGCGCCGCCGGATCCACATAGTAACGAAAACCCTCAGGCCCTATCTCGGCACCAATCTCGCGCCACTCAGCTGAGGCAGGGCTGGACGGCAGGATAAAGAGACAGGCAATCGAGAGCAGCACGACTATCCCTGATCCTGTAGCCCATTTCGTGACAGCTGACGGCATGCGTTCCTCCCCGTTGCGATTCGTCTCCAAGGGTAGCGAGAACGAAAACCAAAGTCTAGATTCGTCGGGACATGTCAAGAGGCAAGCGGCACTAGCAGCGGTTTTAGCGAGAAGAGCGCACAGAGAACCTAGCGCTCAGTAAGTCACCTCGTCTTCTTCATTCGA
Above is a window of Nitrospira sp. DNA encoding:
- a CDS encoding OmpH family outer membrane protein: MMLQRLRLTTLALAVLGFGGLLAGLAELGWAADPFKMGVVDPQAVLEKSKAGRAALDKLKDYATSRQKLLTKDEDDLKGLEKQLKEQESGLAEAKKRELQGTFRTKVQDYQKKVQDFNQELGVKQKELVDDYMKRIQTATKSVAEKSGISLVVDKGSDQTIKIVIYNKETIELTEQVIKEFDRLNK
- a CDS encoding formylglycine-generating enzyme family protein codes for the protein MRFTVIPSLLSTLSVLTCVTALSSTPVHAQEYKPLPGLSAKDRAVLAANMANQGQCKNAMVEVAMALKDMPDDEMLIRVKGICEMETGRPEGQETIMKWLKLAPQSHPERGKMLAMLAKGQASKEIALAWVSVPAGEFEMGTDGDKAEADERPKHKVALDAFMIGKYEVTNAQYQAFVKATGHRRPENCCDPKFNVWKGSELIEGAEELPAINVSWDDAVAFCKWADARLPTEAEWEKAARGTDGRLYPWGNEPPSGNRANYSFDPVSMWDGLASFAKKDQYENGRSPYGAYEMAGNVWEWTQDWYDENYYKNSPAKNPKGPDKADARVIRGASWRNTAEMLRAANRNKHKPDERRVYIGFRCAKDSQ
- a CDS encoding sulfurtransferase gives rise to the protein MTHNPGFLKLVERVKHTIRECTVADVKAKCDRGEQFHFVDVREESEFAADRAKGARHIGRGVLERDIEGLIPNKQAEIILYCGGGFRSALAADSLGQMGYTNVTSMEGGIRAWRTAGYAIESDSQATSTARAGG
- the serS gene encoding serine--tRNA ligase, with product MPDLRTLRDNLDTIKSQLGLRGADIPWDLVRALLDQRRTLTTSGDQLRHDLKKGSDAVARLKREKQPADEAMTAMKQLGERITQTEEALRDVEARLTDVALRIPNRPHASVPAGQSPADNQTLRSSGSIPQLSFPAKPHWEIGEALGILDFERAAKIAGARFAVLTGAGARLERALINFMLDLHTEHHGYREVLPPFLVNRAAMTGTGQLPKFEEDLFRLRDDDYFLIPTAEVPVTNLLREDITSDELLPIRYTAYTPCFRREAGSYGKDTRGLIRQHQFNKVELVAFTRPEESYAELERLTGNAEAVLQALGLPYRVIVLCTGDLGFSAAKTYDLEVWMPSQQTYREISSCSNFEAFQAQRAGIRYRNKEGKTDFLHTLNGSGLAVGRTLVAILEHYQQADGSVLIPPALRSYMGGMERIDRG